A DNA window from Candidatus Krumholzibacteriia bacterium contains the following coding sequences:
- a CDS encoding YgeY family selenium metabolism-linked hydrolase — protein sequence MKDPRKTGEVSMKDKAQASLQNCIDFLRDIVRIPSMSGEEEAVARRIAKEMEALGYDEVRIDSFGSVIGRIGSGPRKLLYDAHIDTVGVGDPEAWPHDPFEGKHEDGVIWGRGPSDNKGGLASIVYGAALAKDNLPDDISLYVVGSAMEEDCDGIAFQTIITEDGLRPDLVVMSECTGLRVYRGHRGRMEISVTTRGKSCHASAPERGDNAIYAMSRIVLGIEALNERLADDEFLGKGTVVVSKIENDTPSLNAVPDRCEIFLDRRLTIGETKESAVAEIEEVVRAAGVDAEVRVLVHEAKAWTGKEVSMEKYYPTWTLAEDHPGVIAAMDAARDALGREPELSRWVFSTNGVYTAGIEGIPTLGFGPAEEEYTHSIEDRVSEEHLEKAVAFYALLPGKWSRT from the coding sequence ATGAAGGATCCACGCAAGACCGGAGAGGTTTCCATGAAAGACAAGGCTCAGGCTTCCTTGCAGAACTGCATCGACTTTCTGCGCGACATCGTTCGCATTCCCTCCATGAGCGGCGAGGAGGAAGCCGTAGCCCGGCGCATCGCCAAAGAGATGGAGGCACTCGGCTACGATGAAGTGCGGATCGACAGTTTTGGCTCGGTGATCGGACGCATCGGAAGCGGGCCTCGCAAACTTCTCTACGATGCCCACATCGACACCGTAGGCGTCGGCGACCCGGAGGCCTGGCCCCATGATCCCTTTGAAGGAAAACACGAAGACGGTGTGATATGGGGTCGAGGGCCCAGCGACAACAAGGGCGGACTTGCGAGCATCGTCTATGGCGCAGCGCTGGCGAAGGACAACCTGCCGGATGACATTTCACTGTATGTGGTCGGAAGTGCCATGGAAGAGGACTGTGATGGCATCGCCTTCCAGACCATTATCACCGAAGACGGTCTTCGCCCCGACCTGGTGGTCATGAGCGAATGCACGGGCCTGCGTGTCTATCGCGGTCACCGCGGGCGCATGGAAATTTCCGTCACCACACGCGGAAAGAGTTGCCACGCCAGCGCGCCGGAGCGGGGAGACAACGCCATCTACGCCATGAGTCGTATCGTGCTGGGTATCGAAGCCCTGAACGAGCGTCTTGCTGACGATGAGTTTCTGGGAAAAGGAACTGTCGTGGTCTCGAAAATCGAGAACGACACTCCCAGCCTGAACGCCGTCCCCGACCGTTGCGAGATTTTCCTGGATCGCAGGTTGACCATCGGCGAGACAAAGGAATCTGCGGTCGCAGAAATCGAGGAAGTCGTTCGCGCAGCAGGCGTGGATGCCGAGGTTCGGGTGCTGGTTCACGAGGCGAAGGCCTGGACGGGCAAGGAAGTCTCGATGGAGAAATACTATCCCACCTGGACCCTGGCCGAAGACCACCCCGGCGTCATCGCCGCAATGGACGCTGCCCGCGATGCACTGGGACGGGAACCGGAACTGAGTCGCTGGGTCTTCTCCACGAACGGAGTCTACACGGCAGGCATTGAGGGGATTCCCACCCTGGGCTTCGGGCCCGCAGAAGAAGAATACACGCACAGCATCGAGGACCGCGTAAGCGAAGAGCACCTGGAAAAGGCCGTCGCTTTCTACGCCCTGCTTCCCGGGAAGTGGAGCCGGACATAA